The Streptosporangiales bacterium DNA segment CCACACGACGTCGGCGCCCTCGTCATGCGCGCGCTCGAGTCGGACAGGGAACGCCGGTGGCCGGACGCGAGCAGCCTCGCCGGCGCCGCCGAGGGGATCCGCGCGCGGCTCCGCGCTGCCGAGGCGCCCACGCCCGACGCGGCCGCGCCGGCGCCACCCGCGTCCGTCCCGCCGGTGCACCGCCCGCACGACGTCCCCGCCGCGGTGTCCGGGGAGACGCCCACGCCGCAGAGGCCGCGCCTGTCCGCCGGGCCGCCGGGCCCGCCGTCGTTCCACCAGACCGCGCCGCCGCAGGAGCACCCGTCGTTCCCTGGTCAGCGATGGACGCCCGGCGCAGAGCCGCCGACGCGGTACCCGACGGCTGCCGGGGCGAAGGAGCCACGCACACCCGAGCAGCGCGCCACCCGCCGGCGCAGGCTGACCGTCGTCGGCTGCGCGTGCCTCGCCCTGCTGCTCCTCGGCATCGGGTCGCTCGTCTGGATCCAGGTACGTCCGGAACGGGTCAGGACGACCAACGCGGAGATCGTCGTCGACGTGCCGCAGAGCTGGGTGCGTCCCACCATCGACCCCGGCGAGTCCACCGAGGACCTGAGCCGGTTCGGCGAGCCGCGGCAGCAGGGCCTCGTGCTCACCACCCAGACCGACTCGGCCGCGCTCGACTCCGACAACGGCATCACCGTGCTCGCCGGGAAGGCGTTCGCCGACCTGGACAAGAGCGCACTCGACCCGCCGAACTCCGTCTCCCGCGACTCGTGGGACCCCACGAGGTGCGACGCCAAGCACGCCGACACGTCGGTGTCACCTGCCGGGTTCTCGCGCGGCACCCTGCGTACCTGGCAGGGCGCGGACTGCTCCCACTGGTACGGGCAGGCGATCCTCTCGGGCGACGGGTTCGGCGTGCAGGTCTTCATGGTGTCCGAAGCCGACCAGGACGAGTTCGCCGACGTGCTCGACACCCTCGAG contains these protein-coding regions:
- a CDS encoding protein kinase, producing the protein MGPSNRHLDEYGRMATPQQIGRYLVRERIGSGGFATVWRAFDPELEGDVAVKILAENWIERSDIRSRFVEEARMLRRADSDRVVRVYDIGTLDDDRPYFVMSHADGGTLADRLAGGPLPVDAALGYIADAARGIAVLHDLGVLHRDIKPSNILFHSTAAGERMMIADLGLAKAIAHASGFTVAAGTPGYMAPEQARMGGGLDKRVDVYALGALAYQMLTGARPNSATGERIAPPAELRRDVPHDVGALVMRALESDRERRWPDASSLAGAAEGIRARLRAAEAPTPDAAAPAPPASVPPVHRPHDVPAAVSGETPTPQRPRLSAGPPGPPSFHQTAPPQEHPSFPGQRWTPGAEPPTRYPTAAGAKEPRTPEQRATRRRRLTVVGCACLALLLLGIGSLVWIQVRPERVRTTNAEIVVDVPQSWVRPTIDPGESTEDLSRFGEPRQQGLVLTTQTDSAALDSDNGITVLAGKAFADLDKSALDPPNSVSRDSWDPTRCDAKHADTSVSPAGFSRGTLRTWQGADCSHWYGQAILSGDGFGVQVFMVSEADQDEFADVLDTLEVKGTALP